The Temnothorax longispinosus isolate EJ_2023e chromosome 4, Tlon_JGU_v1, whole genome shotgun sequence genome has a window encoding:
- the Nd-b18 gene encoding NADH dehydrogenase [ubiquinone] 1 beta subcomplex subunit 7, protein MGNWVALYITHPDTMPTPDGKSTFDPMFGFPNGRKPREMKLSEEDMMALKIPQDRRDYCAHKYLALHECKRRHYPFMLKCAHERHQYNECHVEDYTLRLKEYERERRLLEREKRIRQKSEQAATA, encoded by the exons ATGGGTAATTGGGTCGCTCTTTATATAACGCATCCCGACACGATGCCCACGCCCGACGGTAAATCGACGTTCGATCCGATGTTCGGATTTCCGAATGGTCGAAAACCTAGAG AGATGAAGTTGTCGGAGGAAGACATGATGGCTTTGAAAATCCCTCAGGACAGACGCGATTACTGCGCCCACAAGTATTTGGCGTTACATGAGTGCAAGAGGCGTCATTATCCTTTCATGTTAAAGTGCGCGCATGAAAGACATCAGTATAACGAGTGCCACGTTGAAGA TTACACTCTGAGATTGAAGGAATACGAAAGGGAACGTCGTCTCctcgagagagaaaagaggatACGCCAGAAGAGTGAGCAGGCAGCAACAGCGTGA